The Candidatus Methylomirabilota bacterium genome has a segment encoding these proteins:
- the hpnR gene encoding hopanoid C-3 methylase HpnR yields the protein MRVLLVHPGALMYSELYLRLEPLGLERVAAAVRAAGHDVRLLDLQIFTHDDYRRELAEFKPEAVGFSLNYLANVPEVIDLAKETRRRAPECFVMVGGHSGSFIAQELLEHGDGAIDCVVRGEGEVITPRVLEARGDAKLSTLPGVVTRDGQGPTPTLLDDLDKFLPARDLAHKRHKYFIGVLDPCASAELTRGCPWDCSFCSAWTFYGRSYRKSSPEKAAEDLASIREPNVFLVDDVAFIHPEHGFAIGQELERRRVRKQYYLETRCDVLIKNKELFAYWKKLGLFYMFLGLEALDEEALKLHRKRITPGENFKALEIAREIGLTVAVNIIADCDWDEHRFEVVREWALTVPEIVHLTVATPYPGTEIWFTESRRLTSRDYRLFDVAHAVLPTRMPLDKFYAELVKTQDILNRKHLGWSAIPKYGFPAVRALLRGQTNYVKMLSKFGSVVNENRQYNDHQRPVTYQMKPPRPAVAKPDPAELFIHMPARLQKQA from the coding sequence ATGCGAGTACTGCTCGTCCATCCCGGCGCATTGATGTACTCGGAGCTGTATCTGCGCCTCGAGCCTCTGGGCCTCGAGCGGGTGGCCGCGGCCGTGCGGGCGGCGGGACACGACGTGCGCCTCCTGGATCTGCAGATCTTCACCCACGACGACTACCGCCGCGAGCTCGCCGAGTTCAAGCCGGAGGCCGTTGGCTTCTCCCTCAACTATCTCGCCAATGTCCCCGAGGTCATCGACCTCGCCAAGGAGACGCGGCGGCGCGCCCCGGAGTGCTTCGTCATGGTGGGCGGCCACAGCGGCTCCTTCATCGCCCAGGAGCTACTCGAGCACGGAGACGGCGCCATCGATTGTGTGGTGCGGGGCGAAGGCGAGGTCATCACCCCGCGCGTCCTCGAGGCCCGCGGCGACGCCAAGCTCTCCACGCTGCCCGGCGTGGTGACGCGTGATGGGCAGGGCCCCACGCCGACCCTGCTCGACGATCTGGACAAGTTCCTGCCCGCGAGAGACCTCGCCCACAAGCGGCACAAGTATTTCATCGGCGTGCTCGATCCGTGCGCCTCCGCCGAGCTGACCCGCGGGTGCCCGTGGGACTGCTCCTTCTGCAGCGCCTGGACCTTCTACGGCCGGAGCTACCGGAAGTCGTCGCCGGAAAAAGCCGCGGAAGATCTCGCCTCCATCCGCGAGCCCAATGTCTTCCTGGTGGACGACGTCGCCTTCATCCATCCGGAGCACGGATTCGCCATCGGACAGGAGCTCGAGCGCCGGCGCGTCCGAAAGCAGTACTACCTCGAGACCCGGTGCGACGTGCTCATCAAGAACAAGGAGCTCTTCGCCTACTGGAAGAAGCTGGGGCTCTTCTACATGTTCCTCGGGCTCGAGGCGCTCGACGAAGAGGCCCTCAAGCTCCACCGCAAACGCATCACGCCCGGCGAGAACTTCAAGGCCCTGGAGATCGCGCGCGAGATCGGGCTCACCGTCGCCGTGAACATCATCGCCGACTGCGACTGGGACGAGCACCGCTTCGAGGTCGTCCGCGAGTGGGCCCTCACCGTGCCGGAGATCGTCCACCTGACCGTGGCCACGCCCTATCCGGGCACGGAGATCTGGTTCACGGAATCGCGGCGCCTGACCTCGCGCGACTACCGGCTCTTCGACGTGGCCCACGCTGTGCTGCCCACCCGCATGCCGCTGGACAAGTTCTACGCCGAGCTCGTCAAGACGCAGGACATCCTGAACCGCAAGCATCTGGGCTGGAGCGCCATTCCGAAGTACGGCTTCCCGGCCGTGCGCGCGCTTCTGCGCGGCCAGACCAACTACGTCAAGATGCTCTCGAAGTTCGGCTCGGTGGTGAACGAGAACCGCCAGTACAACGACCACCAGCGGCCGGTGACCTATCAGATGAAGCCCCCCCGCCCCGCCGTGGCCAAGCCCGACCCCGCCGAGCTGTTCATCCACATGCCCGCCCGGCTCCAGAAGCAGGCGTAG
- a CDS encoding acetate--CoA ligase family protein, whose protein sequence is MDLTPLMKPKSIGVIGASKRMGRATRVITNLQRFGYAGRIFPINPKYPDILGLPCYPDLTATPETPDTVVVAIPAAEVPGVLTAAAERGVRGAIVLSSGFAEAGPVGRDRQIALERLATERGLLICGPNCYGVLNVALGAATFSADFAEPPRPGHVAIVSQSGGFSHAIAEHLMRQRAVGLSYVVSCGNQAGLTVEDYIEFLVMDEATEVIGVFVEGFRQPAKLRRVARLASELGKPIVALKVGRSENAREAMLAHTGSLAGMAEIIDAVLKQGAIVQVSSLNEMIDTLTLLGAAKNDRRRGWRVAILSGLGGECGHVADVAARVGVDLPPLSAASVAALARFMPDFANPRNPLDGTGAMYEDSTLFPRMIDVLLRDEAIDVVAVNLRANVPPPGGWAPSREFSKALCRAVAGGADRLVLCFSSLAGGDLDQDVVRPLAEAGIPFLEGTETAMMALHHASERRRFGHGAGRTSQSPPAAPPKDDSTPDARRVLGNAEAMRLLREFGIPVAETLPAADADAAVASAERLGYPVVLKVDTPDIVHKTDVGGVRLGCGDAGAVRQAFDQMLEDVRGRAPAARIDGVLVQPMMAGGTEMILGVTRDPLFGPAVMCGFGGIFVEVMRDVSVRVPPLDTAEALAMVADLRGSVLLRGARGRPPADVAALAEALVGLAKLAQAHGERLLALDINPLLVLEEGRGVMAVDWLVELA, encoded by the coding sequence GTGGATCTGACGCCGCTCATGAAGCCCAAGAGCATCGGAGTCATCGGCGCCTCGAAACGGATGGGCCGCGCGACCCGGGTCATCACCAACCTCCAGCGATTCGGCTACGCCGGCCGCATCTTCCCGATCAATCCGAAGTATCCGGACATCCTCGGCCTGCCCTGCTATCCCGACCTGACCGCCACCCCGGAGACGCCCGACACGGTCGTGGTCGCCATTCCGGCCGCCGAGGTGCCCGGTGTGCTGACGGCGGCGGCCGAGCGCGGGGTGCGGGGCGCCATCGTCCTCTCGAGCGGGTTCGCGGAGGCGGGCCCGGTCGGTCGCGACCGCCAGATCGCCCTCGAGCGCCTGGCCACCGAGCGCGGCCTGCTCATCTGCGGACCCAACTGCTATGGCGTGCTCAACGTCGCCCTGGGCGCGGCCACCTTCAGCGCGGACTTCGCGGAGCCGCCGCGGCCGGGCCACGTGGCCATCGTCTCGCAGAGCGGCGGGTTCAGTCACGCCATCGCCGAGCACCTCATGCGCCAGCGCGCCGTCGGCTTGAGCTACGTCGTCTCCTGCGGCAACCAGGCGGGACTCACCGTCGAGGACTACATCGAATTTCTCGTGATGGACGAAGCCACCGAGGTCATCGGGGTGTTCGTCGAAGGGTTCCGGCAGCCCGCCAAGCTCCGGCGAGTGGCCCGCCTCGCGAGCGAGCTTGGAAAGCCGATCGTCGCGTTGAAGGTGGGGCGGTCGGAGAATGCGCGGGAGGCCATGCTCGCCCATACGGGGTCGCTCGCGGGCATGGCGGAGATCATCGACGCCGTGTTGAAGCAGGGCGCCATCGTCCAGGTCTCGAGCCTCAACGAGATGATCGACACCCTCACGCTCCTGGGCGCGGCCAAGAACGACCGGCGGCGCGGCTGGCGCGTGGCCATCCTCAGCGGCCTGGGAGGCGAGTGCGGGCACGTGGCGGACGTGGCGGCGCGGGTAGGCGTCGACCTGCCCCCGCTGTCCGCCGCCTCCGTGGCCGCTCTCGCGCGCTTCATGCCCGACTTCGCCAATCCGCGAAATCCCCTCGACGGCACCGGCGCCATGTACGAGGACTCCACCCTCTTCCCCCGGATGATCGACGTGCTGCTGCGTGATGAGGCCATCGACGTGGTGGCGGTGAATCTGAGGGCCAACGTGCCGCCCCCCGGGGGATGGGCGCCCTCGCGCGAGTTCAGCAAGGCGCTTTGCCGGGCGGTGGCGGGCGGCGCCGATCGGCTCGTCCTCTGCTTCAGCTCGTTGGCCGGCGGCGACCTCGACCAGGACGTGGTTCGCCCGCTCGCCGAGGCGGGCATTCCCTTCCTCGAGGGCACCGAGACCGCGATGATGGCGCTCCACCATGCGAGCGAGCGTCGCCGCTTCGGCCACGGGGCGGGCCGCACGAGTCAATCCCCGCCCGCGGCGCCCCCGAAAGATGACAGCACGCCCGATGCTCGTCGCGTCCTCGGCAATGCCGAAGCCATGCGGCTGCTCCGTGAGTTCGGGATTCCCGTGGCCGAGACCCTGCCGGCCGCCGACGCGGACGCGGCGGTGGCGAGCGCGGAGCGTCTCGGCTATCCGGTGGTCCTGAAGGTCGACACCCCGGACATCGTGCACAAGACCGATGTCGGCGGCGTCCGGCTGGGCTGCGGGGACGCCGGGGCCGTGCGCCAGGCCTTTGATCAGATGCTCGAGGACGTTCGGGGGCGCGCGCCCGCCGCGCGCATCGATGGCGTCCTCGTGCAGCCGATGATGGCCGGGGGCACGGAAATGATTCTGGGCGTCACGCGCGATCCTTTGTTCGGCCCCGCGGTGATGTGCGGGTTCGGGGGCATCTTCGTCGAGGTCATGCGCGACGTGAGCGTCCGCGTTCCTCCTCTCGACACTGCGGAGGCGCTGGCCATGGTCGCCGACCTCCGCGGCAGCGTGCTCTTGCGCGGCGCGCGCGGCCGACCGCCGGCCGATGTGGCCGCCCTCGCGGAGGCGCTGGTCGGGCTGGCGAAGCTGGCCCAGGCTCATGGCGAGCGGCTGCTGGCGCTCGACATCAACCCGCTCCTCGTCCTCGAGGAAGGGCGCGGCGTGATGGCGGTGGACTGGCTGGTGGAGCTCGCGTGA